The Onychomys torridus chromosome 4, mOncTor1.1, whole genome shotgun sequence genome includes a window with the following:
- the Depdc7 gene encoding DEP domain-containing protein 7 isoform X1 has product MATVREKAAALNLSALHSHAQRPPGLSVAQKPFGATYVWSSIINTLQTQVEVKKRRYHLKRHHDCFVGSEAVDVISAHLTQNKFFGDVEIPRAKVVRVCQALMDYKVFEAVPTRVFGKDRKPAFEDSSCSLYRFTTLPSQNSQRGHENQVCSPSRYSDTLFKSPDIKSDSLEDLWENLSLKPADSPHLNISTRLSPQVINEVWQEETIGRLLQLVDLPFLDSLLKQQETVPKVPQSKRQPDMVNTTTYLDRGILRAYGDSQEDEWISAAIDCLEYLPDQMVVDISRNFPEQPDRTDLVKELLFDAIGKYYSTREPLLNHLCDVHNGIAELLVNGKTETALEATQLFLKLLDSQNREEFRRLLYFMAVAAHPSEFKLQEEVSLLGNGPVCCSGRQLSIFAILLALALAFQSVPWGLFLLLQSDNRMLVKRVFSKAVVNNKNLSKGKTDLLVLFLMDHQKDVFKIPGTLHKIVSVKLLAIQNGRDPNKDTGYIYCQRLDEGDYSGSTQKRTKDELLNLLKTIDEDSKLSAREKKKLLGQFHRTHPDIFNEYFGD; this is encoded by the exons GTCTCAGTGTGGCCCAGAAGCCGTTTGGAGCCACGTACGTGTGGAGCAGCATCATAAACACCCTTCAGACCCAAGTGGAGGTGAAGAAACGGAGGTACCACCTAAAGCGGCACCATGACTGCTTCGTGGGCTCCGAGGCTGTGGACGTCATCTCCGCCCACTTAACTCAGAACAAATTCTTTGGTGATGTCGAAATCCCTCGGGCCAAAGTGGTGAGAGTCTGCCAGGCGCTCATGGACTACAAGGTCTTTGAAGCCGTCCCAACCAGAGTCTTCGGGAAAGACAGGAAGCCTGCCTTCGAAGATAGTAGCTGCAGTCTCTATAGGTTCACGACTCTACCCAGTCAGAACAGCCAGCGAGGCCACGAGAACCAAGTGTGCTCACCTTCCAG gtACTCAGATACATTATTTAAGTCACCTGATATCAAGTCGGACAGTTTGGAGGACCTGTGGGAAAATCTGAGTCTAAAGCCTGCCGACTCCCCTCATCTAAATATCTCTACGAGGCTGTCTCCTCAAG TTATTAATGAAGTATGGCAAGAAGAGACGATCGGACGTCTGCTACAACTTGTCGACCTTCCATTTCTTGACTCCTTACTCAAACAGCAAGAGACTGTACCTAAAGTCCCTCAGTCTAAGAGACAGCCTGACATGGTCAACACCACCACCTATCTGGACCGAGGGATTCTCAGGGCCTATGGTGACTCTCA GGAAGATGAATGGATCTCTGCAGCCATCGACTGCTTGGAGTATCTTCCTGACCAGATGGTTGTGGACATAAGCAGAAATTTTCCTGAGCAGCCAGACAGAACAGACTTAGTGAAGGAACTTCTGTTTGATGCTATTGGCAAATATTATAGCACGAGGGAGCCTCTGTTAAATCACTTGTGTGACGTCCATAACGGAATAGCGGAGCTCCTAG TAAATGGGAAGACAGAAACAGCATTAGAAGCTACTCAGCTGTTTCTGAAGCTTCTGGATTCCCAAAATAGAGAAGAATTTAGAAGACTGCTGTACTTCATGGCTGTTGCAGCGCATCCTTCTGAATTTAAGTTACAGGAAGAAGTAAGTCTGTTGGGAAATGGTCCGGTATGCTGCAGTGGACGGCAGCTCTCCATATTTGCTATCCTCTTAGCGCTGGCTTTAGCTTTTCAGTCTGTACCATGGGGCCTGTTCTTACTCCTGCAGAGTGACAATCGGATGCTTGTGAAAAGGGTATTCTCCAAAGCTGTTGTCAACAATAAAAACTTATCTAAAGGCAAAACCGATCTCCTTGTACTCTTCCTAATGGATCACCAAAAagatgttttcaag ATTCCTGGAACGCTGCATAAAATTGTTAGTGTTAAGCTTCTGGCCATACAAAATGGAAGAGATCCTAATAAAGACACAG GCTACATTTATTGCCAGAGACTTGATGAAGGTGACTATTCAGGCAGCACACAGAAGAGAACCAAAGACGAACTGTTGAACTTACTAAAGACTATTGATGAGGATTCAAAACTCTCTGccagagagaagaagaaactgCTAGGCCAGTTCCATAGGACTCATCCAGATATCTTCAATGAGTATTTTGGAGACTGA
- the Depdc7 gene encoding DEP domain-containing protein 7 isoform X2 → MATVREKAAALNLSALHSHAQRPPGLSVAQKPFGATYVWSSIINTLQTQVEVKKRRYHLKRHHDCFVGSEAVDVISAHLTQNKFFGDVEIPRAKVVRVCQALMDYKVFEAVPTRVFGKDRKPAFEDSSCSLYRFTTLPSQNSQRGHENQVCSPSRYSDTLFKSPDIKSDSLEDLWENLSLKPADSPHLNISTRLSPQVINEVWQEETIGRLLQLVDLPFLDSLLKQQETVPKVPQSKRQPDMVNTTTYLDRGILRAYGDSQEDEWISAAIDCLEYLPDQMVVDISRNFPEQPDRTDLVKELLFDAIGKYYSTREPLLNHLCDVHNGIAELLVNGKTETALEATQLFLKLLDSQNREEFRRLLYFMAVAAHPSEFKLQEESDNRMLVKRVFSKAVVNNKNLSKGKTDLLVLFLMDHQKDVFKIPGTLHKIVSVKLLAIQNGRDPNKDTGYIYCQRLDEGDYSGSTQKRTKDELLNLLKTIDEDSKLSAREKKKLLGQFHRTHPDIFNEYFGD, encoded by the exons GTCTCAGTGTGGCCCAGAAGCCGTTTGGAGCCACGTACGTGTGGAGCAGCATCATAAACACCCTTCAGACCCAAGTGGAGGTGAAGAAACGGAGGTACCACCTAAAGCGGCACCATGACTGCTTCGTGGGCTCCGAGGCTGTGGACGTCATCTCCGCCCACTTAACTCAGAACAAATTCTTTGGTGATGTCGAAATCCCTCGGGCCAAAGTGGTGAGAGTCTGCCAGGCGCTCATGGACTACAAGGTCTTTGAAGCCGTCCCAACCAGAGTCTTCGGGAAAGACAGGAAGCCTGCCTTCGAAGATAGTAGCTGCAGTCTCTATAGGTTCACGACTCTACCCAGTCAGAACAGCCAGCGAGGCCACGAGAACCAAGTGTGCTCACCTTCCAG gtACTCAGATACATTATTTAAGTCACCTGATATCAAGTCGGACAGTTTGGAGGACCTGTGGGAAAATCTGAGTCTAAAGCCTGCCGACTCCCCTCATCTAAATATCTCTACGAGGCTGTCTCCTCAAG TTATTAATGAAGTATGGCAAGAAGAGACGATCGGACGTCTGCTACAACTTGTCGACCTTCCATTTCTTGACTCCTTACTCAAACAGCAAGAGACTGTACCTAAAGTCCCTCAGTCTAAGAGACAGCCTGACATGGTCAACACCACCACCTATCTGGACCGAGGGATTCTCAGGGCCTATGGTGACTCTCA GGAAGATGAATGGATCTCTGCAGCCATCGACTGCTTGGAGTATCTTCCTGACCAGATGGTTGTGGACATAAGCAGAAATTTTCCTGAGCAGCCAGACAGAACAGACTTAGTGAAGGAACTTCTGTTTGATGCTATTGGCAAATATTATAGCACGAGGGAGCCTCTGTTAAATCACTTGTGTGACGTCCATAACGGAATAGCGGAGCTCCTAG TAAATGGGAAGACAGAAACAGCATTAGAAGCTACTCAGCTGTTTCTGAAGCTTCTGGATTCCCAAAATAGAGAAGAATTTAGAAGACTGCTGTACTTCATGGCTGTTGCAGCGCATCCTTCTGAATTTAAGTTACAGGAAGAA AGTGACAATCGGATGCTTGTGAAAAGGGTATTCTCCAAAGCTGTTGTCAACAATAAAAACTTATCTAAAGGCAAAACCGATCTCCTTGTACTCTTCCTAATGGATCACCAAAAagatgttttcaag ATTCCTGGAACGCTGCATAAAATTGTTAGTGTTAAGCTTCTGGCCATACAAAATGGAAGAGATCCTAATAAAGACACAG GCTACATTTATTGCCAGAGACTTGATGAAGGTGACTATTCAGGCAGCACACAGAAGAGAACCAAAGACGAACTGTTGAACTTACTAAAGACTATTGATGAGGATTCAAAACTCTCTGccagagagaagaagaaactgCTAGGCCAGTTCCATAGGACTCATCCAGATATCTTCAATGAGTATTTTGGAGACTGA